The Nostoc sp. NIES-3756 DNA window GCAGAATTGATGGAAGTCCCGATCGCGATCGTCTCATTAGGCGCAAGCCGTGATCAAACTATCATCGTTGAAGACCCCATTCACGGGCCAAAACGTGCCTTATTGCACCCCGACGGCACACCAGCGACACTGCTAAGTGCCTAGTCAAAAGTCCATAGTCCACAGTCCAGAGTTTTGTGACTAATGACTAATGACTAATGACTATTGACTAATGACTATTGACTAAAAACAACTGACAACTAAAACTATGCCTTTGACAGTCGAAACTAAAAAACGTCCAGAAGGCAGCAAACCAAATGCTTTGCGCCGCTCTGGACTCATCCCCGCTAACCTTTACGGACACAACGGTAGAGAATCAATTTCTTTGGTAGTTGATGCCAAAGTAGTTGAAAGATTACTCAAAGCTGCTGCTGTGAAAAAAACCGAAATTGAACTCAACATTCCCGAACTGCAATGGACTGGTAAAACAGTTTTACAAGAAGTTCAGGTGCATCCAGCTAAGGGTACACCATATCACATCAGCTTTCTTGCCACTG harbors:
- the rplY gene encoding 50S ribosomal protein L25 — protein: MPLTVETKKRPEGSKPNALRRSGLIPANLYGHNGRESISLVVDAKVVERLLKAAAVKKTEIELNIPELQWTGKTVLQEVQVHPAKGTPYHISFLATAKG